A region from the Triticum aestivum cultivar Chinese Spring chromosome 3D, IWGSC CS RefSeq v2.1, whole genome shotgun sequence genome encodes:
- the LOC123079449 gene encoding uncharacterized protein yields MAAAVATAGSQEDMLGKLPDDILLWILIRLDSQDVVSCSRASRRLRHLPGLPPIISLSVKDYMYGRYVQHKDDDGFEAVLSIKCRNNKAWSTTAMVQSVRSILAGKNQLGCAAIHQLHLTFYLRDESIDIVRAVEGAIARGRGIVGRAGFTMLGEKITYTSEVTDLVAQGARLLSYLGACPRAFAALTHLHVESVKLRQPDVSNLLDRCKKLKHLSLQNLDCGKEVVLRIQHPELTQLKLVMCFCDSFELKWLPELEELTIGTWCPSKRRDPVLFGHAPRLSKLTACNGYNTRCRKLKLSEFLRDANMRELHMNFDTEMPWFQMERPEQLAPRLKNLRILKLDNINEECSVTWTLFLLEAAPLLEKLHIKVSNHECESFEDEMLRKLLVVATSNIEFEPSDFKHYKLAVLTIYGFQPGDMFMQYMRRVMEAAVNLEEISLHDHWCEECDFYPLTRYPKTDQDRELIREEINRGRPSPMRTIQVLFSDNKYRTDD; encoded by the exons atggcggcggcggtaGCGACGGCCGGCAGCCAG GAGGACATGCTCGGCAAGCTGCCTGACGACATTCTTCTCTGGATCCTAATCCGTCTTGATTCACAAGACGTCGTAAGCTGCAGTCGCGCAAGCAGACGGTTGAGGCACCTCCCCGGTTTGCCTCCTATTATTTCCCTGAGCGTGAAGGACTACATGTACGGCCGCTACGTGCAGCACAAGGACGACGACGGGTTTGAGGCGGTTTTGTCGATAAAGTGCAGGAACAACAAGGCTTGGAGCACCACGGCCATGGTGCAATCCGTCAGGAGCATCTTGGCAGGCAAGAACCAGCTTGGGTGCGCCGCCATCCATCAGCTCCACCTGACCTTCTACCTGAGGGACGAGTCCATCGACATCGTCCGCGCCGTCGAGGGAGCCATCGCGCGCGGCCGCGGCATCGTCGGCAGGGCGGGGTTCACGATGCTGGGCGAGAAGATCACCTACACGAGCGAGGTGACGGACCTGGTCGCGCAGGGAGCGCGCCTCCTCTCCTACCTCGGCGCCTGCCCGCGCGCGTTCGCCGCGCTCACACACCTGCACGTGGAGAGCGTCAAGCTGAGGCAGCCCGACGTGTCCAACCTGCTCGACCGCTGCAAGAAGCTGAAGCACCTGTCTCTGCAGAACCTTGATTGTGGGAAAGAGGTGGTGCTGAGGATCCAACacccggagctcacccagctgaagCTTGTCATGTGCTTCTGTGACAGCTTCGAGCTCAAGTGGCTTCCGGAGCTAGAGGAGCTCACCATTGGCACCTGGTGTCCTTCCAAGCGCCGAGACCCGGTGCTGTTCGGCCATGCTCCGCGGCTTTCCAAGCTAACGGCCTGTAACGGCTATAATACCAGGTGCAGGAAACTCAAGCTGAGCGAGTTTCTTCGCGACGCAAACATGCGTGAGCTGCATATGAACTTCGACACCGAAATG CCATGGTTTCAGATGGAGCGACCAGAGCAACTGGCTCCTCGGCTGAAAAACCTGAGGATTCTGAAGCTCGACAACATCAATGAAGAATGCAGCGTCACTTGGACACTGTTCCTGCTGGAAGCTGCGCCTCTCTTGGAGAAGCTCCACATCAAG GTGTCGAACCACGAGTGTGAATCCTTTGAGGATGAGATGCTAAGGAAACTTCTGGTCGTCGCGACAAGTAACATCGAGTTCGAACCATCTGACTTCAAGCATTATAAGCTGGCCGTGCTCACCATCTACGGCTTTCAGCCCGGCGATATGTTCATGCAGTATATGAGACGGGTGATGGAAGCGGCTGTCAATTTGGAAGAGATATCTCTGCATGACCACTGGTGCGAAGAGTGCGACTTTTATCCATTGACAAGGTATCCCAAGACCGACCAAGACAGAGAATTGATACGGGAGGAGATCAATAGAGGGAGGCCGTCCCCTATGAGGACCATCCAAGTTTTATTCAGTGATAACAAGTATAGAACCGATGATTGA
- the LOC123079450 gene encoding DNA-(apurinic or apyrimidinic site) endonuclease, chloroplastic isoform X2 produces the protein MQLLLRCGSLLRLYECSGGLPRTNYSSRKLVLPILNMMSERTRITYSRRAVSRNSEIKKDEQTVIEKEDDTESTLEIERIRGDPSMLQSMTVKELKELTRRMGVAARGNKKDLVSALMESLGKEGASTIEQIGPSEVPSKRKSASSVVVEQKLETSEVISATPSKRSRTKQKSIKGTTPEENPVTTVKINKTSHKKETVVANGAIAKAGLGLNVDGAEPWTVLVHKKPQAEWIPYNPKVMRPPPLSKDTRALKILSWNVNGLKALVKNRGFSVHELAQREDFDVLCLQETKIQEKDVDVIKESLLEGYTNSFWTCSVSKLGYSGTAIISRVKPLSIKYGLGVPDHDTEGRIVTVEFDDFYLLTAYVPNSGDGLKRLTYRVTEWDPCLGNYMKELEKSKPVILTGDLNCAHQEIDIHDPAGNSRSAGFTKEERKSFETNFLSKGFVDTFRKQHPDVVGYSYWGYRHNCRKTNRGWRLDYFLVSESIAERVHDSYILPDVSASDHSPLGLILKL, from the exons ATGCAGCTGCTCCTGCGCTGTGGCTCTCTCCTCCGTCTCTACGA GTGTAGCGGTGGGCTTCCAAGAACAAATTACAGTTCCAGAAAATTAGTGCTTCCAATACTAAACATGATGAGTGAGAGGACGCGGATTACCTATTCACGTAGAGCTGTCTCTAGGAACAGTGAGATCAAGAAAGATGAACAAACAGTCATAGAAAAG GAAGATGACACTGAAAGCACATTGGAGATAGAGCGAATCAGGGGTGACCCTAGTATGCTCCAATCCATGACAGTGAAAGAACTCAAGGAACTCACAAG GAGGATGGGAGTTGCTGCGAGAGGTAACAAGAAAGATTTGGTATCAGCTCTGATGGAATCTCTGG GTAAAGAGGGCGCATCAACCATTGAGCAGATTGGCCCATCAGAAGTACCTTCAAAAAGAAAAAGTGCCTCTTCAGTAGTGGTTGAACAAAAGCTAGAAACTTCTGAAGTTATTTCCGCAACTCCTAGCAAGAGAAGTAGAACCAAGCAGAAATCAATTAAGGGCACCACTCCGGAGGAGAACCCTGTGACTACTGTCAAGATAAATAAAACATCGCACAAGAAGGAAACAGTTGTTG CCAATGGTGCTATTGCAAAGGCGGGGTTGGGTCTTAATGTGGATGGTGCAGAGCCTTGGACTGTACTCGTACACAAGAAGCCACAGGCTGAGTGGATTCCATACAATCCTAAGGTCATGAGGCCTCCACCCCTTAGCAAGGATACAAGGGCGCTAAAGATTCTATCATGGAATGTCAATGGACTGAAAGCTCTAGTAAAAAATAGGGGCTTCTCCGTTCATGAGTTAGCACAGAGGGAGGATTTTGATGTGCTATGCCTGCAAGAAACGAAAATTCAG GAGAAAGATGTTGACGTCATCAAGGAAAGTCTACTTGAAGGGTATACCAATAGTTTCTGGACATGTAGTGTGTCAAAGCTTGGCTATTCAGGGACTGCCATAATTTCACGG GTGAAACCACTTTCTATCAAGTATGGGCTTGGTGTACCAGACCATGATACAGAAGGGAGGATTGTGACGGTGGAATTTGATGATTTTTACTTGCTAACCGCTTATGTGCCAAATTCCGGTGATGGTCTCAAAAGATTG ACTTACAGAGTCACAGAGTGGGATCCATGCCTTGGTAACTACATGAAA GAATTGGAAAAATCGAAACCTGTCATACTAACTGGTGATCTTAACTGTGCGCATCAGGAGATTGATATACATGATCCTGCT GGAAATAGTAGAAGTGCCGGCTTCACAAAAGAAGAAAGGAAATCGTTCGAGACTAATTTTCTGTCCAAAGGGTTCGTGGATACGTTTCGGAAACAGCACCCTGATGTTGTTGGATATAGCTACTGGGGCTATAGGCATAATTGCCGGAAGACTAATAGAG GTTGGCGCCTGGATTACTTCCTCGTGTCGGAGTCCATCGCAGAAAGAGTCCACGATTCATACATCCTCCCAGACGTTTCTGCCAGTGACCACAGCCCACTCGGCCTCATACTGAAGCTCTAG
- the LOC123079450 gene encoding DNA-(apurinic or apyrimidinic site) endonuclease, chloroplastic isoform X1, with the protein MQLLLRCGSLLRLYECSGGLPRTNYSSRKLVLPILNMMSERTRITYSRRAVSRNSEIKKDEQTVIEKEDDTESTLEIERIRGDPSMLQSMTVKELKELTRRMGVAARGNKKDLVSALMESLGEEVIGKEGASTIEQIGPSEVPSKRKSASSVVVEQKLETSEVISATPSKRSRTKQKSIKGTTPEENPVTTVKINKTSHKKETVVANGAIAKAGLGLNVDGAEPWTVLVHKKPQAEWIPYNPKVMRPPPLSKDTRALKILSWNVNGLKALVKNRGFSVHELAQREDFDVLCLQETKIQEKDVDVIKESLLEGYTNSFWTCSVSKLGYSGTAIISRVKPLSIKYGLGVPDHDTEGRIVTVEFDDFYLLTAYVPNSGDGLKRLTYRVTEWDPCLGNYMKELEKSKPVILTGDLNCAHQEIDIHDPAGNSRSAGFTKEERKSFETNFLSKGFVDTFRKQHPDVVGYSYWGYRHNCRKTNRGWRLDYFLVSESIAERVHDSYILPDVSASDHSPLGLILKL; encoded by the exons ATGCAGCTGCTCCTGCGCTGTGGCTCTCTCCTCCGTCTCTACGA GTGTAGCGGTGGGCTTCCAAGAACAAATTACAGTTCCAGAAAATTAGTGCTTCCAATACTAAACATGATGAGTGAGAGGACGCGGATTACCTATTCACGTAGAGCTGTCTCTAGGAACAGTGAGATCAAGAAAGATGAACAAACAGTCATAGAAAAG GAAGATGACACTGAAAGCACATTGGAGATAGAGCGAATCAGGGGTGACCCTAGTATGCTCCAATCCATGACAGTGAAAGAACTCAAGGAACTCACAAG GAGGATGGGAGTTGCTGCGAGAGGTAACAAGAAAGATTTGGTATCAGCTCTGATGGAATCTCTGGGTGAGGAAGTAATTG GTAAAGAGGGCGCATCAACCATTGAGCAGATTGGCCCATCAGAAGTACCTTCAAAAAGAAAAAGTGCCTCTTCAGTAGTGGTTGAACAAAAGCTAGAAACTTCTGAAGTTATTTCCGCAACTCCTAGCAAGAGAAGTAGAACCAAGCAGAAATCAATTAAGGGCACCACTCCGGAGGAGAACCCTGTGACTACTGTCAAGATAAATAAAACATCGCACAAGAAGGAAACAGTTGTTG CCAATGGTGCTATTGCAAAGGCGGGGTTGGGTCTTAATGTGGATGGTGCAGAGCCTTGGACTGTACTCGTACACAAGAAGCCACAGGCTGAGTGGATTCCATACAATCCTAAGGTCATGAGGCCTCCACCCCTTAGCAAGGATACAAGGGCGCTAAAGATTCTATCATGGAATGTCAATGGACTGAAAGCTCTAGTAAAAAATAGGGGCTTCTCCGTTCATGAGTTAGCACAGAGGGAGGATTTTGATGTGCTATGCCTGCAAGAAACGAAAATTCAG GAGAAAGATGTTGACGTCATCAAGGAAAGTCTACTTGAAGGGTATACCAATAGTTTCTGGACATGTAGTGTGTCAAAGCTTGGCTATTCAGGGACTGCCATAATTTCACGG GTGAAACCACTTTCTATCAAGTATGGGCTTGGTGTACCAGACCATGATACAGAAGGGAGGATTGTGACGGTGGAATTTGATGATTTTTACTTGCTAACCGCTTATGTGCCAAATTCCGGTGATGGTCTCAAAAGATTG ACTTACAGAGTCACAGAGTGGGATCCATGCCTTGGTAACTACATGAAA GAATTGGAAAAATCGAAACCTGTCATACTAACTGGTGATCTTAACTGTGCGCATCAGGAGATTGATATACATGATCCTGCT GGAAATAGTAGAAGTGCCGGCTTCACAAAAGAAGAAAGGAAATCGTTCGAGACTAATTTTCTGTCCAAAGGGTTCGTGGATACGTTTCGGAAACAGCACCCTGATGTTGTTGGATATAGCTACTGGGGCTATAGGCATAATTGCCGGAAGACTAATAGAG GTTGGCGCCTGGATTACTTCCTCGTGTCGGAGTCCATCGCAGAAAGAGTCCACGATTCATACATCCTCCCAGACGTTTCTGCCAGTGACCACAGCCCACTCGGCCTCATACTGAAGCTCTAG
- the LOC123079450 gene encoding DNA-(apurinic or apyrimidinic site) endonuclease, chloroplastic isoform X3 gives MMSERTRITYSRRAVSRNSEIKKDEQTVIEKEDDTESTLEIERIRGDPSMLQSMTVKELKELTRRMGVAARGNKKDLVSALMESLGEEVIGKEGASTIEQIGPSEVPSKRKSASSVVVEQKLETSEVISATPSKRSRTKQKSIKGTTPEENPVTTVKINKTSHKKETVVANGAIAKAGLGLNVDGAEPWTVLVHKKPQAEWIPYNPKVMRPPPLSKDTRALKILSWNVNGLKALVKNRGFSVHELAQREDFDVLCLQETKIQEKDVDVIKESLLEGYTNSFWTCSVSKLGYSGTAIISRVKPLSIKYGLGVPDHDTEGRIVTVEFDDFYLLTAYVPNSGDGLKRLTYRVTEWDPCLGNYMKELEKSKPVILTGDLNCAHQEIDIHDPAGNSRSAGFTKEERKSFETNFLSKGFVDTFRKQHPDVVGYSYWGYRHNCRKTNRGWRLDYFLVSESIAERVHDSYILPDVSASDHSPLGLILKL, from the exons ATGATGAGTGAGAGGACGCGGATTACCTATTCACGTAGAGCTGTCTCTAGGAACAGTGAGATCAAGAAAGATGAACAAACAGTCATAGAAAAG GAAGATGACACTGAAAGCACATTGGAGATAGAGCGAATCAGGGGTGACCCTAGTATGCTCCAATCCATGACAGTGAAAGAACTCAAGGAACTCACAAG GAGGATGGGAGTTGCTGCGAGAGGTAACAAGAAAGATTTGGTATCAGCTCTGATGGAATCTCTGGGTGAGGAAGTAATTG GTAAAGAGGGCGCATCAACCATTGAGCAGATTGGCCCATCAGAAGTACCTTCAAAAAGAAAAAGTGCCTCTTCAGTAGTGGTTGAACAAAAGCTAGAAACTTCTGAAGTTATTTCCGCAACTCCTAGCAAGAGAAGTAGAACCAAGCAGAAATCAATTAAGGGCACCACTCCGGAGGAGAACCCTGTGACTACTGTCAAGATAAATAAAACATCGCACAAGAAGGAAACAGTTGTTG CCAATGGTGCTATTGCAAAGGCGGGGTTGGGTCTTAATGTGGATGGTGCAGAGCCTTGGACTGTACTCGTACACAAGAAGCCACAGGCTGAGTGGATTCCATACAATCCTAAGGTCATGAGGCCTCCACCCCTTAGCAAGGATACAAGGGCGCTAAAGATTCTATCATGGAATGTCAATGGACTGAAAGCTCTAGTAAAAAATAGGGGCTTCTCCGTTCATGAGTTAGCACAGAGGGAGGATTTTGATGTGCTATGCCTGCAAGAAACGAAAATTCAG GAGAAAGATGTTGACGTCATCAAGGAAAGTCTACTTGAAGGGTATACCAATAGTTTCTGGACATGTAGTGTGTCAAAGCTTGGCTATTCAGGGACTGCCATAATTTCACGG GTGAAACCACTTTCTATCAAGTATGGGCTTGGTGTACCAGACCATGATACAGAAGGGAGGATTGTGACGGTGGAATTTGATGATTTTTACTTGCTAACCGCTTATGTGCCAAATTCCGGTGATGGTCTCAAAAGATTG ACTTACAGAGTCACAGAGTGGGATCCATGCCTTGGTAACTACATGAAA GAATTGGAAAAATCGAAACCTGTCATACTAACTGGTGATCTTAACTGTGCGCATCAGGAGATTGATATACATGATCCTGCT GGAAATAGTAGAAGTGCCGGCTTCACAAAAGAAGAAAGGAAATCGTTCGAGACTAATTTTCTGTCCAAAGGGTTCGTGGATACGTTTCGGAAACAGCACCCTGATGTTGTTGGATATAGCTACTGGGGCTATAGGCATAATTGCCGGAAGACTAATAGAG GTTGGCGCCTGGATTACTTCCTCGTGTCGGAGTCCATCGCAGAAAGAGTCCACGATTCATACATCCTCCCAGACGTTTCTGCCAGTGACCACAGCCCACTCGGCCTCATACTGAAGCTCTAG